ATTCTATACGAAAATCATTGGAGTCATTAAACGGAGGAACATGAAATTTAATAACGAAATCGCACTTGGATCGCACCCAATAACGTACAGTcgtaaatttcaaataacacACAGTAGTGgatgaaaaagtaattagtaTCTTCGTGGTCATTACATGTTAAATGCTCAAGCTATAAACCAGTCATTCATATCTTGACAATTTCGAATGGTAAATGTTTTTGATCGCCTGTAGGtgcgttattttatatttatttttataataatgaaaaaatatCTAGAATAAACTGAAAGAAGATCAAGAGAATGTTTGAGCTTATTAAGTTTTGCTGGCacacaaatttcaaatttgatttATAGCCATATCTAGCACTATCAATCCTTAAAGGAAAAAAAGAGAGAATGGCAATCTGCTTCTAATTTAAATTAACATTTTGCTCAACACGTGATATCTGCGGAGTTACAGTTCTCTAATTTAAAAATAGTCAATATTTCTAAGCGTATCTTATTTGTAACTTATTACATTTGAATATGAGTGTCATAGATATGAATATTCCTTCCTCACACTCCTATAAATAATGCATCTGACATTGTGTTTAACCTTATTCATGATATCACTTTCATTCAAATATCTTATCTTGGACACGATATACTGAGATCAGAATTCTtctagataaaattaaaatacgttCCGGCTACAAATAAATTCTGCGGAAAACATACAATCTCCGTAGAGTGCTGTGTAGTTCTGTCAAGTAAACGCGAACGTAGATATTAATGGACGAGCCGGTAGTTACAGTGAAGCAAGGCAAACTGCAGGGTGTCGTGCTTAAAAGTGTCCTAGGACCTTCCTACATCGCTTTCAGAGGTATACCTTATGCAGCACCTCCCATCGGAGAACTCAGATTTAAGGTAGTATATCCCGTCAGGCAACCTAAACGCATTATACCTTTACTGTAAATTATCATATTAAATATCTCGTGTTAAAGaggaaaatttataatttaataacgaAATGTTGTAATAATTAACCTTCgttttttattactttttagACTTTCAAAACAATTACGCAATCGACCTACGACAAATcctaatttttaatcaaaattaaATGTAAGAAATTGCCTTTAGTTCGCTCAGCAATATCCTTAGACTTTAGTTAGCAAAAATTCTTTTTCTGAACGTAATCAATTTCCtacttaaattaaattataaaataaatttcttatCCGGTtacgaaaaattgaattttccaataaaaatatgtttgtTAATCATTATACGTTTCGATCGCACGTTAAGCCTTTTTCAGAAATAAATTCATTGTGTTTGTATTTAAACCATAACAAGGGAAAACAAAGTAAAGGTTCGGTATCCGTATACAGTGTGGTCTAAAGAACTGAAACACGTTATATCTCTTTTCCAATTTCAATAGCAAAAAATGTTGGAGTGAATGGTTCAAAAAGAGACCATTTTTAGTTGTACCatttaacaaaaatgaaaacGTACATTTTTGTTTTTTCATTTACGCAGAAATTCAGTCTTCATTCAACTGAAAATACACAGTTCTCTTTGAACCATTGATCTTTTCTtcaaacttttttttaattgcAATCACAAAAGAGTTGTTTATGTGTAATCATGTATCAGTAAAAAACACGTAAAACTTACGAAACAATATTAAAAAGAGTGATAAAAACTACATGGATTatgttaatttaatattatgtTGCATACATTGATCTTCGTTTTCGTTCAGAGTTATGCATTTTATTTGTGCTTGCAGGATCCACAACCATGTATTCCGTGGACAGGTATCAAGGATACCTCCAAATATGTTGGAAGTCTTTGCAAGCAAAGGCTGCCATTTCCGCCTCGCGATATTATCGGTGACGAGGATTGCCTTCATCTCAACGTTTACACTAATTCCATTCATCATTCTAAACCGGTTATATTTTGGATCCACGGCGGTTCGTTCGTAACGGGAACTGGAAATTATGAATCAATGCGACCTGATTACATGCTCGCGAAAGACGTCGTCTTCGTTTCATGCAATTACAGACTGGGCGCTTTCGGTTAGTTCCGTTTCTTTTTCGAACGTGAATTTCAGAAACAAAAAATCGCGTTAATAATGAACTTTTGTTGTAACGACTAATGATCGAGCCACTCGCAAGCCAAttcgattaactcaatgttttcaatttgttttaattttaaagtCGGAGCACTCGATCGAGTACTCACTTTTTATATTCATAATAAATTTCCACTTTTTGTTTTATGAAGTTAATCGATTTAACAAACGAGCAGTTCAATCGTGATAAAGAACAACTGAAATTTTGAAGGTTTCTTAAATCTGGAACATCGTGCAGCGCCTGGAAATCAGGGCTTGAAAGACCTGATAGCAGCCTTAGAGTGGGTCAAGGAGAACATTGCCAATTTTGGAGGAGATCCTAACAATGTTACGATTAATGGTGCCAGTGCTGGAGGAGCATTAGCTCACGCCATATCTATATCGCCGCGTGCGCGAGGTACGTCTAACGCATTTTTATTACCACCGATAACATTGCTTAATATCGCCGAAGGAACGTAAGATACATTCGAAGTTGAAAGACAAAATGTTACTATTTTATACGAGACCCTACCACCCATTAAATTATGATTGATCTCAGGGCTGTTCCACAAAGTTATCATGCAAAGTGGGACGATGCTGTGTACTTGGAGCTTAGGAAAACCAGAGAATTGCTTTAAGCTTGCATCACTTCTGGGAATAGATTCCAACGACCCTGAGGAAATTGTTAAACTTCTGCGAACGGTGTCAGCCCAGGACATCGTCAAGGCCCAGTCTTCTGTTCTCACCAAACATGTAAAACGTTTGGCTTTAACGAGTCTACATAATTATTGTAGATTAGCATGCTCAACTAGGCTTCTGATAAAGGATAATGTTTGACAAAATGTAATTTGACTAATATTCTACCATCATGATTACCGTCTAATTAATCTCTGATTACCGTGCAATTACCATACAATTACCCTACGATCTTCTCAGACAGTTCTAATAATTTGACAAAGCAAATGTTAGTCAGGACTTGCACTTTTAACATTGCAATTgctaaaataactaaaaaaatttgtttcaacAGAGATCAAGAACATCGTGATTTCTTTAATCAAGGCCATGTATTTTTAACCTTGTTTTATCATAGACAACGTCAAAAATTTAACGACTTACAATTAATGTACTCTGGTCTTGAAATAACAAAACGTTTCAGAAAAATTAACGTATAATAGGGCAACAGTTGTTCGACGTTATGATCAGAGATTCTGGGTTAACTGGTTGGAATTCTGGCGGGATAATTCCTGACAATTTCTGAATTCCAGACCATATTATACTAGATCATTAAAGTTGGCTCGATGTCGTTACGAATTTAAAAGTGgcaccatttaaaaaaaatcactATGTCCTTGATATTGAGAGAAATTTTTTTGACAGTTTTTGAAATTGCAATTTCTTACTGATTAAGAATTGCTAACTCTTGATGGAAGCAGTTTTTTGCCAGACTGATTAGTTTCGATTAATCTTTCAAGGTCCAGTGATAAAGCTTCTTATCAAACGACAAATGAGCTACCTTGTCCTTCCTACTGATAAATGGTTTCTTGACCCCAATAAGACCGTGAAGTTCGATATGAATCAATCTTCGTGCTATCGTTCCACCACtgacaataataatattttcagaaGCTAACTCACGTGCAATGTCAACAGCAGTTTTTGTTATTCGCTAATGATTTTTAATCGTCGTCaatcttttttaaaaataagaaatactTCAAAAATTTTCTGTATTTCATCCACCGTCAGTTTTAAAGATTACGTTTTCCGCTTGTAAATTATAGAATTgtttttcgaacaatatttcacgaTTATTTATAACAGGGTTATCGAAGTTTGTacatgtgtttgttttgtaatttCTTAATGTTGTTCGTTGCATGGAAATTTTTAGAGTCTTAATTCGTTTATCGACAAAAAGTTAATTAAACGAAGCTTTTAAGGTCTAtacattaaattataattatttagaaaaaataGAAAGAACCACAGATAAGGTTTCAAAACTATTTCAGATTTCAAAACTATTACAGAGAATTcaataaaacaaatatttcacaattctagaattttttttattataatgaCAAGTGGTATTTTAAAACGAGACAATTGAAAATTGAttcataatataaattaaaacagaaaattccacaaaattattgatcgtaaattattgattgaaaAGCTATCTATTTGAACATAATAATAAATTCTAATATGATCAACTAGTTGAACATGCAAACTACAGATATTGTGTCTGATGATTATCATTGAATATTCACAACGTGATATACAGGAGTCTCTTCTATtttattataggagttacgtTGCTACGATCTTATATTTGGAATCAATATTGACGAAGTAGCAGAAAATCCTGTTTTGCCATTACCATTTGAACAATTGTACTCAAATGCGTACGACATCCCCATTCTTCTAGGGCACACGACACACGAATTCATATTATTCCTTGCAGGTGATTCTATCTAAACAAATACTTTGCAATACGATTTTTGGTTGAATATATGGGACACCTCGTATGTTCTTTTTTATTTAAGATAAAAGCCAGAGGAGGCTTAACATTTGCGAGGAGTATTTGCCGTTGTACGCGAGAAAATTAGGACAATTGAACAAAATAAAGCCCGAAGAAACCGAAGAATTCGTAAAAACTATCAAGAACTGGTATTTCAAGGGGCGACCAATCAGTGAAAGCAATATATTCGAACTGCTGGATCTTATGAGTGACTTATACTTTGTTCTCGGCATAAAAGTATTTATTGAGAATCGAGTAAAAAGTACATCTTCACCCACTTATTATTACAACTATTCGTACGTTGGCAACGAGAAGGCCCTCACGGATCTCCTGATAAAACGTTTCGTCATTGGTGAtcatatttcatttttaatcgcGCGATGAATATTACGTATTCATGTTTCAAGAactaatttttacaaatatattttaggaGCGTCTCATCAAGATGATGTGTCGTACTTACTTTACAACCCTCATTATAAAACTGAAAATCCTAGTCCGCCAGCGGAAGGTACAAAAGACAGAGTTATAATGGAACGCTTGACTAAGATGTGGTCTAACTTTGCTAAAACAGGGTAAGACGTCTACGATAGTTTAGATGTTCCAagctaaattttatttattacaggAATCCCACTTCGTGTTACGATGGTTTTATAGAAACTACTTGGGAACCTGCAACGGAGGATAAGATTTGTTATTTAAACATTGACGAAGAGTTAAAGATGGTAGCTATGAAACCACATATACTAAGCTCCATATGAATGTTCTTATCCAATATGGAATAACACCTACAATAGTACAACTTTTTAATTACAACAATTCTTATAGTTACGTATTATTAGATAATTACAATACCATGTAATGATTGTTTTATGTGAGCGCAAAACTAGTGAAATGTACAAAGGAAATAAAATAATCATTAGAATATTATCGAACTCAATAAAATCGTGAATACTTCGTACGATATAAGTTGGAATTACTGAACCCATCTAAGCAAAAAGATAACATCGATACgtctaattttttatttcgtttgaaataaaaaaacgaTTACTGCGATATGGGTAGTTTGTTGTCACAAGTGTCAGTCTCAGACCATGTGCTTGATGAGGAAAGTCTTTTTCGCTATCTCGTCGATGAATGTACGCAACAGACCATTACTTGGCAGTTCggtaattattttaaatgtgGAAGTTTCGCAAAAAGATTATTTATACTATTTTTTTGCAAGATAGTGTCAAAACCTCCGATTGAGATTATTCTGCGACATAATTTAGAGTCTGTAAATCTAATTAATTTGACATCTATTATCTGGATTATATAATGCAAAGATTTCCTTCATCGATAGATTACATTCTTTTAGGAAAGGATACAGCAAATCTTTAATAACTGCGACAAACACAGAACCAAAATCTTGTAGTTATAAAAACAtggttaattttcaattttcagaaaGGCACGAACCTAATTTACTAATAATTTATAAGGTTTTTCggattaaaataaaatcaaatacGATGTAATTTCCATCATACTTATGTATTCAATGAGTGATAGTAATTTATTTTTGTGGCATTCGCGAACTCTGTTAGAAATgggttaaaaataaattgtattgaatttggtcttattttaatcggaaAATTCTCATAAATACattgataaaaaaaagaaataaaaaagtttcaaatttagCGTAAGCCCCTTCTTCTGTTACTAGTTGTTCTATTAAAAAGTACTTCGTACCTTTTATATTGTATTCTTTTAATTATACCTCTTGGTCTGCAGTGAATaacatttcgaattttttgattGCAAAAAGTTGAGCATAACACGCAACATATACGAGTAACTCCTGTACGAtattgcgaaagcattggcatcAAATGGAATATCACATTGCGGAATCAGTATCGCTTAGTTCTACATATGATCCATTATTAATCGTGTGTCCACTTCCCATCGATCGATTTCGACATACGGCTAAAATTATCCTCCGAAGTCGAACTTTAGGTTGCCATGATCTCCCTAGTTGCATCTCGtttcagtaataaattattagaaACAGTTTTGCGACATTAGAAAACGCGCTGCGTTAATCCATTTTTGACGAGTAATTAATGAGAATGTAGCTACAATCTATACGCAAAAGGCAATTAATTTTCGGTAACGAGGAACGCAAattcataattaaaaatttttttatgtatCTATTATTAGCTTTGTTCTTTCGATAACATATCGTGCTTTTTCATCGCGGTGAACAAATTCGTTTCATACGAACGGTAAAAAAATATAACTTTCCTCGTTCCTTCGGTTTTGAATTATTTTCACAGTTTCAATTTCAACGCTTTCAAAcgcaatgaaattaaatcacggATAATGGAAAGGGTTGTTCTAAAGGGAAACGAAAACGTCCATACCGGCGCTGGTCGAAATTGAATTTTCAGTGTGTGATACGAAACATTTAGATCGGCACGATGGGATTTCCCTCGCGAAATCCGTGAAATTCGACGTTACAGGTGTAATGGATTTCCATAACGACGCAGGGTGCGCGCGAACGGCGAAAAT
The sequence above is a segment of the Colletes latitarsis isolate SP2378_abdomen chromosome 6, iyColLati1, whole genome shotgun sequence genome. Coding sequences within it:
- the LOC143342772 gene encoding esterase FE4-like translates to MDEPVVTVKQGKLQGVVLKSVLGPSYIAFRGIPYAAPPIGELRFKDPQPCIPWTGIKDTSKYVGSLCKQRLPFPPRDIIGDEDCLHLNVYTNSIHHSKPVIFWIHGGSFVTGTGNYESMRPDYMLAKDVVFVSCNYRLGAFGFLNLEHRAAPGNQGLKDLIAALEWVKENIANFGGDPNNVTINGASAGGALAHAISISPRARGLFHKVIMQSGTMLCTWSLGKPENCFKLASLLGIDSNDPEEIVKLLRTVSAQDIVKAQSSVLTKHELRCYDLIFGINIDEVAENPVLPLPFEQLYSNAYDIPILLGHTTHEFILFLADKSQRRLNICEEYLPLYARKLGQLNKIKPEETEEFVKTIKNWYFKGRPISESNIFELLDLMSDLYFVLGIKVFIENRVKSTSSPTYYYNYSYVGNEKALTDLLIKRFVIGASHQDDVSYLLYNPHYKTENPSPPAEGTKDRVIMERLTKMWSNFAKTGNPTSCYDGFIETTWEPATEDKICYLNIDEELKMVAMKPHILSSI